The Bacteroidota bacterium genomic sequence ATAATTTTCCATTGGGCATCGGTAAGGCTTGTTTCATACATGGTACATAGGGTTTTGGTCAACACTAAGTAATTCAGTAGGAGATTTCCTTTTAGATGCCCTTTATACTTTTTATCAAATGAATTTTAAACAGTTTCTAAATAAACAGTAATTTAAATTTAAACAAATGAAGAAGCTCATCGCGATCGCAATAATAGCAATAGCATTTTCCTGCAACAAGAGTGTAAACCAGACCTACCAGGTTACCTATACTGCTTACGGCAAAGTGTTCCCGTATTACGTTACCTACGATAATGGCATTATTTCGAATTTTGTTGATACGGTGCGGACAACTTCCTTTACCAAAACGATATCAACTCAATCCAAGAATAAAGTAATGGGAATTAACGCGAAAAATATTCTTTCTGCTTCGGCGCAAAGCGATTCCCTGTTTGTTAAAATAGTGATTGGCAGCCAGGAAAAACACGATCATACCGTATTTTTGACCAATGTGCAGGGGAGCATCTCTGCTAATCTGACCACACCTTCCAAATAACCCGCTTTTTAGTTTTTGAAGTTACTACCCTGCGGAGAATAATGTCTATAATCTCCGCATAATATGCGGTGAATATTTTGTTATGCGGAGATTAATACCTACATTTACCGCATATTATGCGGAGATTAAATCACTATATACATCAACTGAAAGATTGGCCGGACTTTACCTGGAGCAATGAAGAATTGCTGTTTGCCCTTGGGAAAGTCAGGAATATACAGGGAAAATTAATGGGTAAAATGGAGGCGCTTGGCTTTTCTTTACGGGAAGAGGCCGGTCTGGAAACCCTCACACTGGATGTTTTAAAATCGACCGAAATAGAAGGGGAGTTCTTAGATCCCGGACAGGTTCGTTCTTCTGTTGCCAGGCATTTGGGTATGGATATAGCAGGGCTTGTGCCATCCGCCAGAAACATTGATGGAGTGGTGGAAATGGTACTTGATGCCACACAAAAAAATAAAAGGCCTTTAACGGCTCAAAGATTATTCAGCTGGCATGCAGCCCTGTTTCCGACAGGAAGAAGTGGAATGTATAAAATAGTTGTGGGTAATTGGCGAAAGGATACAACGGGCCCTATGCAGGTTGTATCAGGTCCCATGGGTAAAGAACGGGTACATTACGAGGCGCCTGATTCAAAAATGGTAGGTAAAGAAATGAACAGGTTTATAAAATGGTTCAACGCAGAGCAGGCTCTTGATCCCGTGATAAAAGCCGGAATCGCTCATTTGTGGTTTGTAACTATACATCCTTTTGATGATGGGAACGGCAGAATAGCCCGTGCCATTGCCGATATGCAGCTTGCCAGGGCCGATGGAAGTCCGCAGCGGTTTTATAGCATGTCCGCCCAGATACGTTTGGAACGAAAGAAATATTACGATATCCTGGAGCAAACCCAAAGAGGAACTATGGATGTCAGTAAATGGTTGAAATGGTTCCTGGATTGTTTAACCGGCTCCCTTAATGCGACAGATAAAACCCTCGCCAGAGTTTTGCAAAAGGCGGATTTTTGGAAAACTCATTCGGCTACCCCGTTCAACGACAGGCAACGATCAATGTTAAATAAACTTTGGGACAGATTTGAAGGTAAACTAACCACTTCTAAGTGGGCAAAAATCGCCAAATGCTCCGGTGATACTGCTTTGCGTGACATACAAGACCTGATGAATAAAGGCATACTGCAAAGAGAAGCCGGCGGCGGCAGGAGTACCGGTTATGAATTGACAGTTAGGTCTTGAACTCTCTACTCAGATGCAGTATATCGCATAAAAATTACTCTTATATTTGCTGCTCATAAAATTGATACAAAACCATGAATGCAGGTATTTTCAGAGGAACAGGAGTCGCAATTGTTACTCCATTTACAAAAAGCGGTCAGGTTGACTTTAAAGCCTTAAGCAGAGTAGTTGAACACATCATTAAGGGTAAGGTGGAGTATATTGTGGCATTGGGTACTACCGGCGAATCGGTTACTTTATCGAAGGAAGAAAAGATTGATATCGTGAATTGTATTGTTGACACAGCTAAAAAGCGTGTGCCAATTGTTCTTGGAAATGGTGGCTGCAACACAACTGAAGTTGTTAAGACATTTGGTCATTTTGATATGAAACAGATCGCGGCTGTACTGTCTGTATCT encodes the following:
- a CDS encoding Fic family protein; the protein is MRRLNHYIHQLKDWPDFTWSNEELLFALGKVRNIQGKLMGKMEALGFSLREEAGLETLTLDVLKSTEIEGEFLDPGQVRSSVARHLGMDIAGLVPSARNIDGVVEMVLDATQKNKRPLTAQRLFSWHAALFPTGRSGMYKIVVGNWRKDTTGPMQVVSGPMGKERVHYEAPDSKMVGKEMNRFIKWFNAEQALDPVIKAGIAHLWFVTIHPFDDGNGRIARAIADMQLARADGSPQRFYSMSAQIRLERKKYYDILEQTQRGTMDVSKWLKWFLDCLTGSLNATDKTLARVLQKADFWKTHSATPFNDRQRSMLNKLWDRFEGKLTTSKWAKIAKCSGDTALRDIQDLMNKGILQREAGGGRSTGYELTVRS